The following proteins are co-located in the Dyadobacter chenwenxiniae genome:
- a CDS encoding ABC transporter ATP-binding protein: MTLRIRDLHQRYGDLEILSIASWEIGEGIFWIQGENGAGKSTLFRTIAGMLPYTGSLVLDGLYDLKKHPVDFRLRINLGEAEPLYPSFLTPGDLISFVAEAKKSPAGQSEMLIDALGINYLQTPFGSCSSGMVKKVSLAVSFLGKPSVIILDEPLITIDREARAALFALIREYRADGATFLLSSHEAFRDEGLDVTETFVLKNKTLSAVWDV; the protein is encoded by the coding sequence ATGACCCTTCGGATCCGCGACCTTCACCAGCGATATGGCGATTTGGAAATACTGAGTATTGCTTCCTGGGAAATTGGTGAGGGGATTTTCTGGATTCAGGGCGAAAATGGCGCGGGGAAGTCCACCCTTTTCCGGACGATCGCCGGAATGCTTCCTTACACCGGCTCGCTCGTGCTCGACGGCCTTTATGATCTGAAAAAACATCCTGTTGATTTCAGGCTCCGCATAAACCTGGGGGAGGCGGAGCCATTATATCCTTCGTTTCTGACGCCTGGTGACCTGATCAGCTTTGTAGCTGAGGCGAAGAAAAGCCCGGCAGGCCAATCGGAAATGCTAATTGATGCTTTGGGGATTAATTATCTGCAAACTCCATTTGGCAGTTGTTCGAGTGGAATGGTGAAGAAAGTTTCGCTTGCCGTTTCATTTCTCGGAAAGCCTTCCGTGATTATCCTCGACGAACCGCTGATCACCATTGATCGGGAAGCACGGGCTGCACTTTTTGCGCTAATCCGCGAATACCGGGCTGACGGCGCAACATTCCTGCTTTCGTCGCACGAGGCTTTCCGCGACGAAGGCTTGGATGTGACCGAAACATTTGTTCTCAAAAATAAGACACTTTCTGCCGTTTGGGATGTATGA
- a CDS encoding SDR family oxidoreductase, whose amino-acid sequence MAETIKTALITGGSKGIGYGIAEVLIKEGIHVAITSRSKESADKAAASLNQIKEGFAIGIESDVRNLESQQKAVDAVVSKWGQLNYFIANAGVGHFAPIKDLTAEQWQETIDINLTGVFFSAKASLAALTQTKGYFINIASLAGTNFFAGGSAYNASKFGLVGFSQAMMMDVRDAGVKVTTIMPGSVATEFGDHKPSEKDAWKIQPEDIGQIVSDLIKMPARTLPSKVEVRPSMPPK is encoded by the coding sequence ATGGCAGAAACAATCAAAACAGCGCTCATAACAGGCGGCTCGAAGGGCATAGGCTACGGCATTGCAGAAGTGCTTATAAAAGAAGGCATACACGTGGCAATCACCAGCCGTTCCAAGGAAAGTGCCGACAAGGCAGCAGCGTCATTGAATCAGATAAAAGAAGGATTTGCCATCGGCATTGAATCTGATGTAAGAAATCTGGAATCTCAGCAAAAGGCTGTGGACGCCGTTGTTTCCAAGTGGGGCCAGTTAAATTACTTCATCGCAAACGCAGGTGTGGGACATTTCGCTCCTATTAAAGATCTCACTGCCGAACAATGGCAGGAAACGATCGACATTAATCTGACCGGCGTATTTTTCAGCGCAAAGGCGTCATTAGCAGCCCTGACGCAAACAAAAGGCTATTTTATCAACATTGCAAGCCTTGCAGGAACCAACTTCTTTGCAGGCGGAAGCGCGTATAATGCGAGCAAATTTGGATTAGTCGGCTTCTCACAAGCCATGATGATGGACGTGCGGGACGCGGGCGTTAAAGTGACGACGATCATGCCCGGTTCGGTTGCAACAGAATTCGGCGACCACAAACCATCCGAAAAAGATGCCTGGAAAATCCAGCCCGAAGACATCGGCCAGATCGTTTCCGACCTGATCAAAATGCCAGCAAGAACATTGCCAAGCAAAGTGGAAGTAAGGCCTTCCATGCCGCCGAAGTAG
- the fabG gene encoding 3-oxoacyl-[acyl-carrier-protein] reductase — translation MKLVENKVALVTGASRGIGRSIALRLAQEGADVAFTYLSSVEKGEALTKELEQFGVKAKGYRSDASDFQAADQLVTDVIADFGKLDVLINNAGVTRDGLLMRMSEEQWDSVITINLKSVFNLTKAATKSMMRARSGSIINITSVVGISGNAGQSNYAASKAGIIGFTKSIALELGSRNIRSNAVAPGFIETEMTDAVDSKAVDEWKQSIPMKRGGQPEEVADACVFLASDLSRYITGQVLQVDGGMLT, via the coding sequence ATGAAATTAGTAGAAAATAAAGTCGCGTTGGTAACCGGAGCATCACGTGGTATCGGTCGTTCCATTGCTTTGCGCCTGGCTCAGGAAGGAGCTGACGTTGCATTTACTTATCTATCCAGTGTTGAAAAAGGTGAAGCGCTGACGAAAGAACTGGAACAATTCGGTGTAAAAGCAAAAGGTTACCGTTCGGATGCGTCTGACTTTCAAGCTGCGGATCAGCTGGTTACGGATGTTATCGCTGATTTTGGCAAGCTGGATGTGCTGATCAACAATGCGGGCGTAACACGTGACGGATTACTAATGCGCATGAGTGAGGAACAATGGGATTCTGTGATTACGATTAACTTGAAATCTGTTTTTAACCTTACAAAAGCAGCAACCAAGAGCATGATGCGCGCCAGAAGCGGGTCTATCATTAACATTACTTCGGTGGTTGGGATCAGCGGCAATGCAGGGCAGTCCAATTATGCCGCTTCCAAAGCAGGGATCATTGGTTTTACCAAATCAATCGCACTCGAATTAGGCTCACGGAACATCCGCTCGAATGCCGTCGCGCCGGGATTTATTGAAACCGAAATGACGGATGCAGTGGATTCAAAAGCGGTGGACGAATGGAAGCAATCGATTCCGATGAAGAGGGGAGGCCAGCCCGAAGAGGTTGCCGATGCCTGCGTTTTTCTTGCTTCTGACCTTTCGCGCTACATTACCGGCCAGGTTTTACAAGTGGATGGCGGTATGTTGACATAG
- a CDS encoding VWA domain-containing protein: MRSELIFQTPYWFIVFCLVAGAAYAFMLYQPAAAWGKKWNYALALLRGLTVGMICFLLLGPLVRKTETSVDKAKIVFAIDNSESVKGPGSAMMKQVANAVKDLESSGFEVSVQTLGKDSRSPVADSIRFDAKKTDLSEMLQTVKTNFEGRNLTDVILLSDGIVNQGISPAYNRFPFRVNTLAVGDTVPDLDIRIKDVISNRIAYLGNEFPVRAEIAANGLAGKSTTITLKQNGRVISSQQAMIDKPSFFKAVDFKASSSQKGVQHYTLELSGVAGETSPKNNRKDVYIDIIDGRQKILLMALAPHPDIKSIRSLIEANDNYELDIKILSISNTPVATAKPYDLIILHQIPNVLGMGNAQVRSFIESKTPLFFILGNQSAVQLANSLNRSLTINATNNQVDKVTARFNPAFQQLNFDPEQLKLLERLPPLSVPFGDYNISSGTETILFQKVGTLNTSKPLLVLNTNGGQKTAVLAGEGIWQWRQEEFAQTNKQEVVDNLFQKLIQVLSVREDKRKFRVYPVRSEFEAGEQVVFQTEIYNDIYEPIFGQEVKLDVTNEKGVTKQFTYTHSKENPRFNVSGLADGVYRFAASTSLRSGQEKVNGQFVISNADLELNNTTADFGMMRELASRSGGTFTTPAAFADFISKLKENRPADRLDSSEEMVEIIYMKWLFFLLVLLLGAEWGLRKYHGGY; the protein is encoded by the coding sequence ATGCGGTCCGAACTCATTTTCCAAACCCCTTACTGGTTTATTGTCTTCTGTTTGGTGGCAGGCGCTGCGTATGCGTTCATGCTTTACCAGCCAGCAGCTGCCTGGGGAAAAAAATGGAACTATGCGCTGGCATTGCTGAGAGGACTGACTGTTGGAATGATTTGTTTTTTGCTGCTGGGCCCGCTGGTCCGTAAGACGGAAACCTCCGTTGATAAAGCCAAAATCGTTTTCGCAATCGATAATTCTGAATCGGTAAAAGGGCCGGGGTCGGCGATGATGAAACAGGTTGCCAATGCGGTTAAAGACCTGGAATCGTCCGGTTTTGAGGTAAGTGTGCAAACATTGGGAAAAGATTCCCGTTCGCCGGTTGCCGATTCCATCCGTTTCGACGCTAAGAAAACGGACTTGTCTGAAATGCTGCAAACCGTGAAAACGAACTTTGAAGGAAGAAACCTCACGGACGTAATATTGCTTTCAGACGGCATTGTTAACCAGGGAATTTCACCGGCTTACAATCGTTTTCCATTCAGGGTGAACACATTGGCTGTGGGCGACACAGTTCCGGATCTGGATATCAGGATCAAGGATGTGATCAGCAACAGGATCGCTTATCTCGGAAATGAGTTTCCTGTCCGTGCCGAAATCGCCGCTAATGGTCTTGCCGGAAAATCCACAACCATTACATTAAAACAAAATGGGCGGGTCATTTCAAGCCAGCAGGCGATGATTGATAAACCTTCTTTTTTTAAAGCTGTCGATTTCAAAGCATCATCCAGCCAAAAAGGCGTGCAGCACTATACATTGGAATTGAGCGGCGTAGCAGGCGAAACTTCACCAAAAAATAACAGAAAGGACGTTTATATCGACATTATCGACGGCAGGCAAAAGATCTTGTTGATGGCCCTCGCGCCGCATCCGGACATTAAAAGCATTCGGAGCCTGATAGAAGCAAATGACAATTACGAGCTGGATATTAAAATTTTATCAATATCCAATACGCCCGTAGCAACCGCGAAACCCTACGATCTGATCATCTTACATCAGATCCCTAACGTATTAGGAATGGGAAATGCGCAGGTTCGCAGCTTTATTGAATCCAAAACGCCGCTGTTTTTTATATTAGGCAATCAATCAGCGGTGCAGCTTGCCAACTCTTTGAACCGGTCACTGACCATTAATGCCACCAATAACCAGGTTGACAAGGTTACCGCACGCTTCAATCCGGCTTTCCAGCAACTGAATTTTGATCCGGAACAACTTAAATTGCTCGAACGGCTTCCACCATTATCTGTGCCTTTCGGCGATTATAACATTTCGTCGGGAACCGAAACAATTTTGTTCCAAAAAGTTGGAACATTAAATACGAGCAAACCGCTTTTAGTTTTAAATACGAATGGCGGCCAGAAAACAGCCGTGTTGGCGGGAGAGGGGATCTGGCAGTGGAGGCAGGAAGAATTTGCGCAAACGAACAAGCAGGAAGTGGTGGATAACCTGTTCCAGAAGCTGATCCAGGTGCTTTCGGTGCGTGAGGATAAGCGGAAATTTCGTGTTTACCCGGTTCGGAGCGAGTTTGAGGCTGGGGAGCAGGTCGTGTTTCAAACGGAGATATATAATGACATTTACGAACCCATTTTTGGTCAGGAAGTGAAGCTGGATGTTACCAATGAGAAAGGTGTGACGAAGCAGTTTACTTATACACATTCCAAGGAAAATCCGAGGTTCAATGTGAGCGGATTGGCAGATGGCGTTTACCGTTTCGCAGCTTCAACATCATTGCGTTCAGGTCAGGAAAAAGTGAATGGGCAGTTTGTAATCAGCAATGCAGATCTTGAATTAAATAATACTACGGCTGATTTCGGCATGATGCGTGAGTTGGCCAGTCGCTCGGGCGGAACATTTACGACACCTGCTGCTTTTGCGGATTTTATCTCAAAACTAAAAGAAAACCGCCCTGCCGATCGGCTGGACAGCAGCGAAGAAATGGTCGAGATTATCTATATGAAATGGCTGTTCTTCCTTTTGGTTTTGCTGCTCGGCGCTGAATGGGGCCTTAGAAAGTATCATGGTGGATATTAA
- a CDS encoding DUF2279 domain-containing protein has translation MRLFLPLVFAFHPLNPVLAQTDSLQTEPIANDSGQTLKPNYALLRGIFAAQSVLYLGTIYGLSKSWYKNPLTKFTFKDDTREWLQMDKMGHVYTSYQIARHTAELYRKTGISKRQMLVYGAISGIIFQTPIEILDGFSPDYGFSPGDMIANISGSVIYLGQIALWDEVRIQPKFSFHYTSLSKVRPELLGSNRSESWLKDYNGQTYWFSGSPGTFFKNSGWPSWLCFSVGYGIHNMVSAEKGKSIERGYRPYRQYYLSLDIDLTKIKTRSKLVKTIGFFANSIKIPAPALQISKKGIDFKPFYF, from the coding sequence GTGCGATTATTTCTGCCGCTGGTTTTCGCTTTTCATCCTCTCAACCCGGTACTTGCTCAAACTGATTCTTTGCAAACTGAGCCGATAGCAAACGACTCAGGCCAAACGCTAAAACCGAATTATGCGTTGCTAAGGGGCATTTTTGCAGCGCAGTCAGTGCTCTACCTCGGCACGATTTATGGCCTCAGTAAATCCTGGTACAAAAATCCGCTGACAAAGTTTACATTTAAGGATGACACGCGCGAGTGGCTTCAAATGGACAAAATGGGGCACGTTTACACATCGTATCAGATTGCAAGACACACTGCCGAACTTTACAGGAAAACGGGAATTTCAAAACGACAAATGCTGGTCTATGGCGCTATTTCAGGCATAATTTTTCAAACGCCTATTGAAATCCTGGATGGCTTTTCTCCGGATTACGGCTTTTCACCGGGGGATATGATCGCTAACATTTCTGGATCCGTCATTTATCTGGGCCAGATCGCGCTTTGGGATGAAGTGCGTATTCAGCCGAAGTTTTCTTTTCATTATACATCATTGTCAAAAGTGCGGCCGGAACTGCTGGGCAGCAACCGTTCGGAAAGCTGGCTGAAAGATTACAATGGGCAGACTTACTGGTTTTCAGGCAGCCCCGGTACGTTTTTCAAAAACAGCGGCTGGCCCTCCTGGCTCTGTTTTTCAGTCGGTTATGGCATTCATAACATGGTTTCTGCTGAAAAAGGTAAGAGCATTGAGCGCGGTTATCGCCCTTATCGGCAATATTATTTGTCGCTGGACATTGATTTGACTAAAATTAAGACAAGAAGCAAGCTGGTCAAAACGATCGGTTTTTTTGCCAATTCGATCAAGATTCCCGCCCCGGCTTTACAGATCAGCAAAAAAGGCATCGACTTTAAACCGTTTTACTTTTAA
- a CDS encoding Smr/MutS family protein, whose protein sequence is MNIGDKVRLVHGREEGVIYAFLPGNIVEIEIEDGFRIPVLRNEIVTISPIESQRLVKEQDSKKIGSQIDTIVPRNAPFAEKGIYLAFVPVNDRTVTLHIVNNSDWILPFTAVAMNDQRSAGLAGGVLQPRTAQKLSELIMKDFETWPVFEFKILYYREGNHAQPQTLSKRIKCRAQSFYKNKGKAPVLGKEAFVYQIDEENPKVEGYVSPENLSNDLKTSLMGGAKTETPVLEKPEQVVDLHIEKLTKHVGSLSNDSILKTQLSTFESSLESAIANGMEEITFIHGAGSGVLRTELHRRLGKNQHVNYFKDAQKEKFGYGATLVKIK, encoded by the coding sequence ATGAATATAGGAGATAAAGTCAGGCTTGTGCACGGACGGGAGGAAGGCGTAATTTATGCATTTCTACCTGGTAACATTGTTGAGATAGAAATTGAAGACGGATTTCGGATCCCTGTCTTGCGGAATGAGATCGTAACCATTTCACCAATTGAAAGTCAGCGGCTGGTGAAGGAGCAAGACTCTAAGAAAATTGGGTCACAAATCGATACGATTGTGCCCAGAAATGCGCCGTTTGCAGAAAAAGGCATTTATCTGGCGTTCGTCCCGGTGAATGACCGGACGGTTACGCTGCATATTGTCAATAATTCGGATTGGATTTTACCGTTTACGGCAGTGGCTATGAACGACCAGCGTAGTGCGGGCCTGGCAGGTGGCGTGTTGCAACCACGCACCGCGCAAAAGTTATCGGAACTGATCATGAAGGATTTTGAAACGTGGCCGGTGTTTGAATTCAAAATACTTTATTACCGCGAAGGCAACCACGCGCAGCCCCAGACTTTGAGCAAAAGAATCAAGTGCAGGGCACAATCATTTTACAAAAACAAAGGCAAAGCACCTGTGTTGGGAAAGGAAGCGTTCGTTTATCAGATTGACGAGGAAAATCCAAAAGTGGAAGGATATGTTAGCCCTGAAAATCTTTCCAATGATTTGAAAACGAGCTTAATGGGCGGGGCCAAGACTGAAACCCCTGTTTTGGAAAAACCCGAGCAGGTGGTGGATCTGCACATTGAAAAACTGACGAAACATGTAGGGTCGCTATCAAATGATTCTATCCTTAAAACGCAGCTTTCCACATTTGAAAGCAGCCTTGAATCTGCCATAGCGAATGGAATGGAGGAGATAACATTCATTCACGGCGCCGGAAGCGGGGTTTTGCGGACTGAGTTGCACAGAAGGCTGGGGAAAAACCAGCATGTAAATTATTTTAAAGACGCTCAAAAAGAAAAATTCGGATACGGTGCAACCCTCGTTAAGATTAAATAA
- a CDS encoding DUF4403 family protein gives MEEYKYSDNQIQNEKHLSVLNVPVEIPISEIENQINAKIKGLIYEDNSYEDEDNDNLKAKVWKISPIKVVAIDSSFLFEVPLKIWVSAGYKISPLGITMSGYKDTEFSIKIRLISKIGIASNWAIKSETYVDSYDWISDPNVKVAGINIPIKSMASRLLNKNFDKITEAIDEQVASNIELKKNAELAWNIARQPVLLSKEFDTWLTIVPTAVVMTPLLAKNNVLRSVIGIKGYTQTITSANKPAIPAILKLPDLQIVSKVPEDFKVGLISMVSYAEAARLATAKFAGEKFSFLAGQYNVEVTSIDMYGQNEKLVIKAGLKGSINGDIYLKGVPYYDPLTQQLSLKGLDYDLDTKNSIVKTAGWLLQGQFSRMMERKMVFPVGAQIIDAKKTIQKALSNLKVTEGVILKGNLTDITPDRVYLTPEHLYSVVFANGNVNLKVNGLKGI, from the coding sequence ATGGAAGAATACAAATACTCCGATAATCAGATTCAGAACGAAAAGCATTTGTCTGTTTTGAATGTTCCGGTGGAAATCCCTATTTCGGAAATCGAAAACCAGATCAACGCGAAAATAAAGGGATTAATATACGAGGATAATAGCTACGAGGACGAAGATAACGACAATCTCAAAGCCAAAGTCTGGAAAATAAGCCCGATTAAAGTCGTTGCGATAGACTCCTCTTTTTTGTTCGAGGTCCCTCTTAAAATCTGGGTTAGTGCAGGATACAAGATCAGTCCTTTGGGCATAACCATGTCCGGTTATAAGGATACGGAGTTTTCCATCAAGATCCGGCTGATCTCAAAAATCGGCATCGCTTCTAACTGGGCCATTAAATCAGAAACGTATGTGGACAGCTATGATTGGATTTCCGATCCGAACGTCAAGGTGGCTGGCATAAACATTCCGATCAAAAGCATGGCGAGCCGGCTTTTGAATAAAAATTTCGACAAGATCACCGAAGCGATCGATGAGCAGGTAGCCAGCAACATTGAATTGAAGAAGAATGCTGAATTGGCCTGGAACATTGCTCGGCAGCCCGTTTTGCTGTCAAAGGAATTTGATACCTGGCTGACAATTGTGCCCACAGCGGTTGTCATGACCCCTCTACTGGCAAAAAACAACGTTCTACGATCAGTGATCGGCATTAAAGGTTATACACAAACGATTACTTCGGCAAACAAGCCGGCAATTCCTGCGATTTTGAAATTGCCTGATTTGCAGATCGTGAGCAAAGTTCCGGAGGATTTTAAAGTTGGATTGATCAGCATGGTCTCCTATGCGGAAGCCGCAAGGTTGGCGACTGCTAAATTTGCGGGAGAAAAGTTCTCTTTCCTTGCTGGCCAATATAATGTTGAGGTCACTTCTATTGATATGTATGGTCAAAACGAGAAGTTGGTGATCAAAGCAGGCTTGAAGGGGAGCATAAATGGGGACATTTATCTGAAAGGTGTGCCTTATTATGACCCCTTGACACAGCAATTATCCCTGAAAGGGCTTGATTATGATCTTGATACAAAGAATTCAATTGTGAAAACTGCGGGCTGGCTTTTGCAGGGGCAATTTAGTAGAATGATGGAGCGAAAAATGGTTTTTCCTGTCGGCGCACAGATCATTGATGCCAAGAAAACGATCCAAAAAGCATTGTCAAACTTAAAAGTAACCGAAGGTGTCATTTTGAAAGGGAACTTAACGGATATTACACCTGACAGAGTTTATTTAACACCGGAACACCTTTATTCTGTTGTATTTGCGAATGGAAATGTGAATTTGAAGGTCAACGGATTAAAGGGAATTTGA
- a CDS encoding OmpA family protein, giving the protein MKRKNLYVALICLSLLSLNTSAQNRTYEGPNKMNTWSITGYGGITKFFGDLTEYNGFKRGDNEKLTGGWGLSINKQLSPIFGVQIVGFNGRLQGSKAGHISSLTNHEYNATFNSPSFVQVSLDGTANLNRLLFGYKKLRRWKVDAHLGWGIIYYHTDVDYINVTTGQVDKFSTNTDASSKTAGKWERNGSTYTREWVMPVGLSVHYELTPRFDLGLDYTHNFVNTEKLDATVGGLSDYSTQAGIWTFAKGESGNDAYGIATIALTYKLGKNAVMAKKGKYDAGSGRYHLRWANPQSLIPIPYNPTMEDADSIAKANMPKPVDPRLYTDSDGDGVADLFDKEPNTPIGSIVSGGGVAMDLDKIIRDAIKNNLPKDECEALFSNIEFDTDKAIIRNPSKETLSKVVELLNMRTNCRIVLVGHTDARASDAYNVSLSRRRVDAAKRFLIRAGITDPSRIIIEHYGEYRPIAENTTVEGLQSNRRVEIKILPNNTLRSTYPAGFRP; this is encoded by the coding sequence ATGAAGAGAAAGAATCTTTACGTTGCTTTGATTTGTTTGTCCCTACTGAGTTTGAATACGTCCGCCCAAAATCGAACGTACGAAGGACCCAATAAAATGAACACCTGGTCTATCACAGGTTACGGAGGGATTACCAAATTCTTCGGAGATTTAACTGAGTACAATGGCTTCAAACGCGGAGACAACGAGAAACTAACAGGTGGCTGGGGTTTATCCATTAACAAACAGCTTTCACCCATTTTCGGTGTTCAGATCGTAGGATTCAATGGCCGTCTGCAAGGTTCAAAAGCGGGCCACATCAGCTCACTCACTAATCACGAGTACAACGCTACATTCAATAGCCCTTCGTTCGTTCAGGTTTCCCTGGACGGAACAGCCAATCTTAACCGTTTGCTATTTGGTTATAAAAAATTACGCAGATGGAAAGTGGATGCACATTTAGGTTGGGGTATCATTTACTACCACACGGATGTAGATTATATTAACGTGACGACTGGGCAAGTGGATAAATTTTCTACTAACACAGATGCCAGTTCCAAAACAGCTGGAAAGTGGGAACGTAATGGTTCAACCTATACACGTGAATGGGTAATGCCTGTCGGTCTGTCTGTACATTACGAACTGACACCAAGATTTGATTTGGGATTAGATTACACGCATAACTTTGTTAATACTGAGAAACTGGATGCAACAGTTGGTGGATTGAGTGATTACTCAACACAAGCAGGCATCTGGACATTTGCAAAAGGAGAGTCAGGCAACGACGCTTACGGAATTGCAACGATTGCATTGACTTACAAGCTGGGTAAGAATGCAGTAATGGCGAAAAAAGGCAAGTATGATGCTGGAAGCGGCCGTTACCACTTGCGCTGGGCAAATCCACAGTCTTTAATCCCGATTCCTTACAATCCTACAATGGAAGATGCGGATTCAATCGCAAAAGCAAACATGCCTAAGCCGGTTGACCCACGCCTTTATACTGATTCAGACGGTGACGGTGTAGCAGATCTTTTTGATAAAGAGCCGAACACGCCAATCGGAAGCATCGTTTCGGGTGGTGGAGTTGCAATGGATCTTGATAAAATCATCAGAGACGCTATCAAAAACAATTTGCCGAAAGACGAATGCGAAGCATTGTTCAGCAACATCGAATTTGATACTGACAAAGCCATTATCCGCAACCCGTCAAAAGAAACGCTAAGCAAAGTGGTTGAGCTTTTGAACATGCGTACAAACTGCCGTATCGTTCTGGTTGGTCACACGGATGCCCGTGCTTCGGATGCGTATAACGTTTCACTTTCACGTCGTCGTGTTGATGCTGCCAAGCGCTTCCTGATCCGCGCTGGAATTACAGATCCTAGCCGTATCATTATCGAGCATTATGGAGAGTACCGCCCGATTGCTGAAAACACAACAGTTGAAGGCTTACAATCCAACCGTCGTGTTGAGATCAAGATTTTGCCAAACAACACGCTTCGCTCAACATATCCTGCCGGTTTCCGCCCTTAG
- a CDS encoding 30S ribosomal protein S16, which produces MAVKIRLARRGRKKKAIYDIVVADARAPRDGRFIEKLGIYNPGTNPASIVLEADKAVDWLLKGAQPTDTARSILQHEGVMLKKHLQVGVIKGAITQEVADSRFDEWKESKTDRKATAADSLSQKKDSDKQARLDAERKVNQSRAEAIAKKNAPPVEEAPEVEEAEAAVDTVTEEVSDEVAVEETVVEETAAVETPEAEAAAPAPAETPEVEAAAPVEAPEAETAAPAETPAPEAAASTETPETDESAEKNAE; this is translated from the coding sequence ATGGCAGTTAAAATTAGGTTGGCGCGTCGTGGACGCAAGAAGAAGGCGATTTATGATATCGTAGTCGCAGATGCCAGAGCACCACGTGATGGTCGCTTCATCGAAAAATTGGGTATCTACAACCCGGGAACGAACCCTGCTTCCATCGTTCTGGAAGCAGACAAAGCAGTTGATTGGCTTTTGAAAGGCGCACAACCAACTGATACAGCACGTTCTATTTTGCAACATGAAGGCGTTATGCTTAAAAAACATTTGCAAGTAGGCGTTATTAAAGGTGCAATCACGCAAGAAGTTGCTGATTCACGTTTTGATGAATGGAAAGAATCTAAAACAGATCGTAAAGCGACTGCTGCTGATTCATTGTCACAGAAGAAAGATTCTGACAAACAAGCCAGACTTGATGCTGAACGCAAAGTAAACCAGAGCCGTGCAGAAGCAATCGCTAAGAAAAACGCGCCTCCTGTTGAAGAAGCTCCTGAAGTAGAGGAAGCGGAAGCGGCTGTCGACACAGTAACAGAAGAAGTTTCTGACGAAGTAGCAGTTGAAGAAACAGTCGTTGAAGAAACAGCAGCTGTTGAAACTCCGGAAGCTGAGGCAGCTGCACCAGCTCCTGCTGAAACGCCGGAAGTTGAAGCGGCGGCACCCGTTGAGGCTCCGGAAGCTGAGACTGCAGCACCTGCTGAAACTCCTGCTCCTGAGGCAGCAGCGTCTACTGAAACTCCTGAAACGGATGAATCAGCAGAGAAAAATGCTGAGTAA
- the rimM gene encoding ribosome maturation factor RimM (Essential for efficient processing of 16S rRNA), whose protein sequence is MTQDNCYLLGYIVRTHGTAGNVVIFLDVDYPEEYEDLDAIYVEIKGELVPYFIENFNLQKQANAIVKFEDINTIEKAQALVGSSLYLSLDELEELSNEEFYYHEIKGFTVVDQTVGTLGTVREVYSLNGQDLIAMDYQSVEVLIPTAADIVLKADKENKQLIVNLPEGLLEVYLDNSDSENTPDDAD, encoded by the coding sequence GTGACACAGGATAATTGTTATTTATTAGGTTATATCGTTCGCACGCACGGAACAGCGGGCAATGTTGTCATTTTTCTTGACGTGGATTATCCCGAGGAATATGAGGATCTCGACGCAATTTATGTTGAAATCAAAGGAGAACTGGTTCCTTACTTTATAGAAAATTTCAACTTGCAAAAGCAAGCCAATGCGATTGTAAAGTTTGAGGATATTAATACAATAGAAAAAGCGCAAGCCCTGGTCGGAAGCTCCCTTTACCTGTCACTGGACGAGTTGGAAGAGCTGAGCAATGAGGAGTTTTATTATCATGAGATCAAAGGCTTTACGGTTGTAGATCAAACTGTCGGCACGCTTGGAACAGTGCGCGAAGTGTATTCGTTAAACGGGCAGGATCTGATCGCGATGGATTATCAGAGTGTGGAAGTGCTGATCCCAACCGCAGCCGACATTGTTCTAAAGGCTGATAAAGAAAATAAGCAGCTCATTGTCAATCTGCCAGAAGGCCTGCTGGAAGTTTATCTTGACAATTCTGATTCTGAAAATACACCGGATGATGCGGATTGA